The genomic stretch GGCTGCCAGGTGCTGGCCAAAGAGGGCCGCTACGTGGCGCTGCGGCTGCCGTCGGGCGAGATGCGGCGCGTCCTCAGCGAGTGCCGGGCCACCATCGGCACGGTGGGCAACGAGGAGCACCAGAACGTGAACCTGGGCAAGGCCGGCCGCAAGCGCTGGCTTGGCCGCCGTCCGAAGGTCCGCGGCGTGGTGATGAACCCCGTTGACCACCCGCACGGGGGCGGCGAGGGCCGCACGTCGGGCGGCCGCCACCCGGTGAGCCCGTGGGGCCAGCCCACGAAGGGTTACAAGACGCGGAAGAAAAGCAAGAGCACGAACCAGTACATCATCCGCCGGCGCAACGCCTGAGGGCGGGAATAGAAAAGGAGAGCTGAACAGTGGCCCGGTCTTTAAAAAAAGGCTATTTCATTGAAGGTTCGCTGCTGGAGAAAGTCCAGCGGCAGGCGAGCACGGGCGACCGCCGCGTGTTCAAGACCTGGTCGCGGCGTTCCACGGTGATTCCGGACATGATCGGGCTCACCATCGCCGTCCACAACGGCAAGACATTCATCCCCGTGTTCGTCACGGAAAACATGGTCGGCCACAAGCTCGGGGAGTTCGCGCCCACGCGGACGTTCAAGGGCCATGCTGGTGGCAAGAAGTGACAGGAGTCCAGGCAATGCCCACGGCTGTAGCTAAATTGAAAAACCTGCAGATGTCGCCGCGCAAAGTGCGCCTGGTCGCGGACCTTATCCGCGGCAAGCGCGTGGCCGACGCCCGCGACATCCTCCAGTTCACGGTGAAGGGCTGCGCGCTTCCGATGCGCAAGCTGCTTGACTCCGCCGTGGCCAACGCCGAGAACGAGGCGGGCGAGCGCCGCCAGCGGATCAACACGGACGACATGATCGTGAAGTGGGTGGTGGTCAACGACGGCCGCACCCTCTACCGGTTCCAGTCCATGCCCCGCGGGCGGGCCGGGAAAGTCCGGCACCGCAGCAGCCATATCGAACTGATGATTACGGACAAGTAAGGAGACTACGATGGGTCAGAAGGTTCACCCGTTCGGCTTCCGCCTGGGTGTCATACAGGACTGGTCTTCGCGGTGGTACGCCGGGAAGGATTACGTGGAGCTGCTCCACAAGGACCTTGAAATCCGCCGCTACCTCAAGCAGCGCCTGGACAAGGACGCCGCCGAGGGCCGCGCCGACGTCGCCAAGATTGACATCGAGCGCGCGGGCCGCAAGACGAAGGTCATCCTGTACGCGGCGCGCCCGGGCCTTGTCATCGGGCCGAAGGGCGACCGGGTGGAGGAGCTGCGCAAGGAGCTCGAGATTCTGACCGGCCAGGAAGTGATGCTCGACATCAAGGAGGTGGTGGTTCCGGACCTCAGCGCGCAGCTTGTCGCGGAGCGCCTCGCGGCGGACCTCGAAAAGCGCGTCTCCTTCCGCCGGGCGATCAAGCGGGCGATGCAGAACACGACGCGCGCCGGGGCGAAGGGCATCCGCATCCGGGTGGCCGGCCGTCTGAACGGCGCGGAGATCGCCCGGGCCGAGCAGGCCCGCGAGGGCAGCGTGCCGCTGCACACCCTGAAGGCGAACGTGGACTACGGCGTGGCGACGAGCTACACCACCTACGGGACCATCGGCGTGAAGTGCTGGATTTACCTCGGCGACATCAAGTCCGGCGAGCGGGTCTCGGGCGTGGGCAACGAGCTTGTGCGCATGCACGAGGGCCGTCGCGGCGACCGTGACGACCGCGGCGGGCGCGGCGGCCGGGGCGGCGGCGGCGGCCGGGGCGGCGGCGGGCGCGGCGGCGGCGGGCGCGGTCGCGGAGATTCGGCGCAGTAACCCAGTCAAGGAAACGCACACGCGGCGGCCAAGGACGGCCCCGACGCGGAGAATGTGAACGATGTTGATGCCAAAGCGAGTGAAATACCGCAAACAGCAGCGCGGCCGGCGCAGCGGGATGACCAAGGGCGGCGCCACGATTGACTTCGGCGATTTCGGGCTGAAGGCGACCGAGGACGGCTGGGTCACGGCGCGCCAGATCGAGGCGGCCCGCGTGGCCATCACGCGCCACCTGAAGCGCGGCGGCAAGGTGTTCATCCGGGTGTTCCCGGACAAGCCGATCACCAAGAAGCCGGCCGAGACGCGCATGGGCAAGGGCAAGGGCGCGCCGGAGGAGTGGGTGGCGGTGGTGAAGCCCGGCCGGGTGATGTTTGAAGTTCAGGGTGTTGCCGAGGAGCTGGCCCGTGAGGCGATCCGCCTGGCCGGCTTCAAGCTGCCAATCAAGACCAAATTCATTGTCCGCGCCTGACGGCGCGGGGCGACGACTCCGGGAGACCAGACGTGAAGGCTCGAGAACTACGGGACATGACCGAGGAAGTGCTTCGTGAGCGGCTTGCCGAGCGCAAGGCGGACATCATGAACTTCCGGTTGCAGCTCGCCACCAGCGTGGTGGAGAACGTGCGCCGCGCGCGCGAGTCACGCCGTGAAATCGCGCGGATTCTGACGATTCTCAAAGAGCGGGAAACGGCCGCGGCGAAAGGGATGAAGTAGGATGGAAGACCAGGTGAAAGGCGCCCCCGAAGAGACGCGGGGCCACCGCAAAGAGCGCGTCGGCGTCGTGACCAGCAACAAGATGGACAAGACCATCACCGTCGCGGTCGAGGGCGTGCGGCAGCACCGGCTGTACAAGAAGGCGCTGAAGCGCACGAAGAAGTTCAAGGCCCACGACGAGGACGGCCAGTGCGGCGTCGGCGACGTGGTGCGCATCCGTGAGACGCGCCCGCTGAGCGCCACCAAGCGGTGGCGCCTGGTGGAAATCGTCAAGCGCGCCGACTGACTCTAAGGAAGGAATGGCGTCATGATTCAGCTATACTCGAAATTGAACGTCGCGGACAACTCAGGCGCGCGTGAAATCCGTGTCATCCAGGTGATGGGCGGCTCGAAGCGCCGCTATGCCAGGCTGGGCGACATCGTCACCGCGAACGTGCGCGACGCCCTGCCGAACGCGGCCATCAAGAAGGGCGACGTGGTGAAGGCGGTGGTGGTCCGGATCAAGCAGGACACGCAGCGTCCGGACGGCACGGTCATCCGTTTCGACACGAACGCGGCGGTGATCATCAACAACCAGAAAGAACCCCGCGGGACCCGCATCTTCGGGCCGGTCCCCCGCGAGCTGCGCGAGGGCGGATTCCTGCGCATTCTCTCGCTGGCCCCCGAAGTGCTGTGAGGAAATAGCAATGCACATTCGCAAGAAAGACACCGTGCTGGTGGTTCGCGGCAAGTACAAGGGCCGCCGCGGCCGGGTGCTGGAAGTCTACCCGAAGGACGGGCGGCTTCTGGTCGAGGGCGTGAACATCATGAAGCGCCACACGAAGGCGGGCTCGCGCAACCAGTCGGGCGGCATCGTCCAGCGCGAGGCGCCGATCCACGTGTCGAACGTGATGCCCTGGTGCGAGGCCGAGGGCAAGCCTTCGAGGATACTGATGAAGCGCCTGGAGGACGGGCGCCGCATACGGGTGTGGAAGCTCACGGGCGAGACGCTCGACTGAGCGCGCCGTGCGGCGGAAACGGAAACAACGCAATTTTCAACGCTAGGAGTGGCCAGCCGTGCCAGCGAGACTGAAGGACACATACAGGCAGGAAATCGTACCGGCCCTGCGCGAGGAGTTCGGGCACAAGAACGTCATGGAAGTGCCCAGGCTTGAGAAGATCGTGGTGAACATGGGCGTGGGCGACGCCATCGGCGACGCGAAGCTGATGGACACGGCGATGGCGGAGCTGGCCCTGATCACGGGCCAGAAGCCGAGCATCCGCCGCGCGCGGAAGTCGATCTCGAACTTCAAGCTCCGCGCGGGCGTCGCCATCGGCTGCATGACAACCCTCCGCGGCGAGCGGATGTGGGAGTTCATGGAGCGCCTGTTCAACGTGGCGATTCCGCGCATCCGCGACTTTCGCGGGGTTTCGCCGAAGGGCTTCGACAAGTTCGGGAACTACACGATGGGCCTGCGCGAGCAGAGCATCTTCCCGGAGGTGGACATTGACAAGGTGACCCGCGTGCGCGGGATGAACATCACCTTCGTGCTGAAGAGCCCGTGCCCCGCCGCGGAGAGCCGGGCGCTGCTGAAGAAACTGGGCATGCCCTTCGCCGGGTAGGCGCGGGGCGGACGCGGCGGCGCGGCGCGCCGCAATAGAGGATTGGACCCTTGGCCAAGACAAGCAAGCTGGAAAAGAACAAGAAGATCGCGCGGCTCGTTGTGAAGCACCACGCCCGGCGCGAGGCGCTGAAGGCGCTGATCAAAAACCCGGACACGCCGTTCGAGGAGCGCCTGGAGGCGGTGCGCACCCTTGCCGAGCTCCCGCGGAACGCCTCGCCGGTCCGCTACCGGAACCGGTGCAAGGTGAACGGGCGCCCGAGGGGCTACCTGCGCGCCTACGGGATGTCGCGCGTGTCGTTCCGGGAGCTGGCCCTCGAGGGCAAGATTCCGGGTGTCACAAAGTCGAGTTGGTAAACGGCAATCCAGACGAGGAAACGCAAGACCATGTCCATGAACGACCCCATCGCCGACCTGCTGACCCGTGTGCGCAACGCCATCCAGGCGCGCCACACGTCGGTTGACATTCCCGCCTCGCGGGTGAAGGTGGAGATTTGCCGCATTTTGGCCGAGCAGGGATTCATCAACGGATACGAGGTTTCCGAGGAGCCGCGCCCCGGCCTTATCCGCGTGTCCCTGCGCTACATGCCGGACGGCGAGTCCGTACTGCACGGCATCCGCCGGGTGAGCAAGCCGAGCCTCCGGGTCTACATGGGCCATGAGGACATCCGCCAGGTGCGCAGCGGCCTGGGCGTCTCGATACTGACCACGTCGCACGGGGTGATGACGGGCAAGAACGCCCGCCGCGCCAGGCTGGGCGGCGAGGTGCTTTGCGAAGTGTGGTAACCCGCGCGGGCCGGCGTGATTGCGCCGCCCGAACGTTTGAAAGGATTGGAGCCGTGTCCCGAATTGGAAAAATGCCGGTGCCCCTTCCCCAGGGTGTGCGTTGCGAGCTGAACGGAGGCCGTTTCAAGGCGACGGGCCCCAAGGGCACCCTTGAGGCCGAAGTCTCGACGGAGATCAACATCAGCGTGGGCGAGTCGGAGGTCGCCGTGACCCGCCCGACGGACAAGCAGCGCCACCGCGAGCTGCACGGCCTGACCCGCGCCCTGATCAACAACTTGGTCGAGGGCGTGAGCAAGGGCTTCCAGAAGACCCTGCTGCTCGAGGGCACGGGCTACCGCGCCGCGATGCAGGGCGCGAACCTGAACCTGACCATCGGCTACAGCCACCCGGTGCTGATTGAGCCGCCGGCGGGCATCACGTTCGCGGTGGAGGGCACGCAGACAATCCGCGTGTCCGGCATAGACAAGCAGCAGGTGGGCCAGGTGGCGGCGGAGGTGCGCCGGAAACGCGCGGTCGAGCCGTACAAGGGCAAGGGTCTGCGCTACGAGGGCGAGATCGTCAACCGCAAGGAAAGCAAGAAGGGCGCGTAAGGCCGCGCCAGGGACGGCGGGCCGACCGCCGGGAGAGCATGCACATGGGCAGGACAAAAGAGACGGAAGTGCTGAGGCAGCGCCGGATTCGGCGCATACGCAAGAGCCTCTCGGGCACGCCGGAGCGGCCGCGGCTCCGGGTGACGCGCACGCTGAACCACATTTACGCGCAGATCATAGACGACACGTCGGGGCGGACCCTTGCGGCCGCGTCCTCGGTGTCGCTGAAGATTGGCGGCGGCAACATCGAGGCCGCCAAGGCGGTGGGCCGGGCCATCGGCGAGAAGGCCGCGGCCGGCTCCATCGGGAGTGTTTGTTTCGACCGCGGCGGCCGGCTGTACCACGGCCGGGTGAAGGCCCTCGCCGAGGCCGCGCGGGAAGCGGGTTTGCAATTCTA from Candidatus Hydrogenedentota bacterium encodes the following:
- a CDS encoding 50S ribosomal protein L18, producing the protein MGRTKETEVLRQRRIRRIRKSLSGTPERPRLRVTRTLNHIYAQIIDDTSGRTLAAASSVSLKIGGGNIEAAKAVGRAIGEKAAAGSIGSVCFDRGGRLYHGRVKALAEAAREAGLQF
- the rpsQ gene encoding 30S ribosomal protein S17 — translated: MEDQVKGAPEETRGHRKERVGVVTSNKMDKTITVAVEGVRQHRLYKKALKRTKKFKAHDEDGQCGVGDVVRIRETRPLSATKRWRLVEIVKRAD
- the rpsS gene encoding 30S ribosomal protein S19 — encoded protein: MARSLKKGYFIEGSLLEKVQRQASTGDRRVFKTWSRRSTVIPDMIGLTIAVHNGKTFIPVFVTENMVGHKLGEFAPTRTFKGHAGGKK
- the rplF gene encoding 50S ribosomal protein L6, with the translated sequence MSRIGKMPVPLPQGVRCELNGGRFKATGPKGTLEAEVSTEINISVGESEVAVTRPTDKQRHRELHGLTRALINNLVEGVSKGFQKTLLLEGTGYRAAMQGANLNLTIGYSHPVLIEPPAGITFAVEGTQTIRVSGIDKQQVGQVAAEVRRKRAVEPYKGKGLRYEGEIVNRKESKKGA
- the rplV gene encoding 50S ribosomal protein L22, with translation MPTAVAKLKNLQMSPRKVRLVADLIRGKRVADARDILQFTVKGCALPMRKLLDSAVANAENEAGERRQRINTDDMIVKWVVVNDGRTLYRFQSMPRGRAGKVRHRSSHIELMITDK
- a CDS encoding 50S ribosomal protein L24, with protein sequence MHIRKKDTVLVVRGKYKGRRGRVLEVYPKDGRLLVEGVNIMKRHTKAGSRNQSGGIVQREAPIHVSNVMPWCEAEGKPSRILMKRLEDGRRIRVWKLTGETLD
- the rpmC gene encoding 50S ribosomal protein L29: MTEEVLRERLAERKADIMNFRLQLATSVVENVRRARESRREIARILTILKERETAAAKGMK
- the rplP gene encoding 50S ribosomal protein L16, whose product is MLMPKRVKYRKQQRGRRSGMTKGGATIDFGDFGLKATEDGWVTARQIEAARVAITRHLKRGGKVFIRVFPDKPITKKPAETRMGKGKGAPEEWVAVVKPGRVMFEVQGVAEELAREAIRLAGFKLPIKTKFIVRA
- the rplN gene encoding 50S ribosomal protein L14; the encoded protein is MIQLYSKLNVADNSGAREIRVIQVMGGSKRRYARLGDIVTANVRDALPNAAIKKGDVVKAVVVRIKQDTQRPDGTVIRFDTNAAVIINNQKEPRGTRIFGPVPRELREGGFLRILSLAPEVL
- the rplE gene encoding 50S ribosomal protein L5, with translation MPARLKDTYRQEIVPALREEFGHKNVMEVPRLEKIVVNMGVGDAIGDAKLMDTAMAELALITGQKPSIRRARKSISNFKLRAGVAIGCMTTLRGERMWEFMERLFNVAIPRIRDFRGVSPKGFDKFGNYTMGLREQSIFPEVDIDKVTRVRGMNITFVLKSPCPAAESRALLKKLGMPFAG
- the rpsH gene encoding 30S ribosomal protein S8 codes for the protein MSMNDPIADLLTRVRNAIQARHTSVDIPASRVKVEICRILAEQGFINGYEVSEEPRPGLIRVSLRYMPDGESVLHGIRRVSKPSLRVYMGHEDIRQVRSGLGVSILTTSHGVMTGKNARRARLGGEVLCEVW
- the rpsC gene encoding 30S ribosomal protein S3, whose translation is MGQKVHPFGFRLGVIQDWSSRWYAGKDYVELLHKDLEIRRYLKQRLDKDAAEGRADVAKIDIERAGRKTKVILYAARPGLVIGPKGDRVEELRKELEILTGQEVMLDIKEVVVPDLSAQLVAERLAADLEKRVSFRRAIKRAMQNTTRAGAKGIRIRVAGRLNGAEIARAEQAREGSVPLHTLKANVDYGVATSYTTYGTIGVKCWIYLGDIKSGERVSGVGNELVRMHEGRRGDRDDRGGRGGRGGGGGRGGGGRGGGGRGRGDSAQ
- the rpsN gene encoding 30S ribosomal protein S14 is translated as MAKTSKLEKNKKIARLVVKHHARREALKALIKNPDTPFEERLEAVRTLAELPRNASPVRYRNRCKVNGRPRGYLRAYGMSRVSFRELALEGKIPGVTKSSW